In a single window of the Streptococcus ilei genome:
- a CDS encoding M20 family metallopeptidase: MISYPSVLNEGENGTPFGQAIQDVLEKTLEIAQEMGFQTYLDPEGYYGYAEIGQGEELLAVLCHLDVVPAGDLEDWQTPPFEATLKDGWLIGRGVQDDKGPSLAALYAVKSLLDQGLVFTKRIRFIFGTDEETLWRCMNRYNQLEEKADLGFAPDSSFPLTYAEKGLLQVKLHGPGWEDRPLQAGRALNVVPDKATYKGERLEELLPVIEQSGVNYTEETGAVTVLGLSKHSKDAAEGVNAIVGLAESLSLIQPHPALLFIADAVGEDAIGAALFGEIKDEPSGALSFNIATLSIDEEQSEIGIDIRIPVLADKDALVERLTEVAASYQLQYEEFDYVAPLYVPLDSPLVSTLMAVYQEETGDQTPAMSSGGATFARTMENCVAYGALFPDALQTEHQANERAKLDDLYRAMEIYAETIRRLAGKEV; this comes from the coding sequence ATCATTTCTTATCCTTCGGTTTTAAACGAAGGCGAAAATGGAACACCGTTTGGACAAGCTATCCAAGATGTCCTTGAGAAAACGTTAGAAATTGCTCAAGAAATGGGCTTTCAAACCTATCTAGATCCTGAAGGATACTATGGATATGCAGAGATCGGTCAGGGGGAAGAACTCCTGGCCGTTCTTTGTCACTTGGATGTTGTTCCAGCCGGTGATTTAGAAGATTGGCAGACGCCACCTTTTGAGGCGACTCTGAAAGATGGATGGTTGATCGGACGTGGAGTACAAGATGACAAGGGGCCATCCCTTGCGGCCCTTTACGCAGTTAAGAGTCTGCTTGACCAAGGACTTGTATTTACCAAACGGATTCGCTTTATATTTGGTACGGACGAGGAAACTCTCTGGCGCTGTATGAACCGCTACAATCAGCTAGAAGAAAAAGCAGATCTTGGCTTTGCTCCAGATTCGTCCTTCCCATTAACCTATGCTGAAAAAGGCTTGCTTCAAGTGAAGCTCCATGGACCAGGCTGGGAGGATCGTCCTTTACAAGCTGGTCGTGCCCTTAACGTGGTACCAGATAAGGCAACTTATAAAGGGGAACGCTTAGAGGAACTTTTACCAGTGATCGAGCAAAGTGGTGTGAACTATACAGAAGAAACTGGAGCAGTAACCGTTCTTGGACTGTCTAAACACTCCAAGGATGCGGCTGAGGGTGTCAATGCTATTGTCGGCTTAGCGGAAAGTCTTTCCTTGATCCAGCCTCATCCAGCCCTTCTCTTTATAGCAGATGCTGTTGGGGAAGATGCGATAGGAGCAGCTCTCTTTGGTGAAATCAAAGATGAACCAAGTGGTGCTCTTTCCTTCAATATTGCGACCCTCTCTATTGATGAAGAGCAATCTGAAATCGGGATTGATATTCGGATCCCTGTCCTAGCAGATAAGGATGCTTTAGTAGAGCGATTAACTGAAGTGGCAGCTAGCTATCAACTTCAGTATGAAGAGTTTGATTATGTAGCTCCCCTGTACGTTCCATTAGATAGTCCGTTGGTGAGTACTCTGATGGCGGTCTACCAAGAAGAAACGGGGGATCAGACTCCAGCTATGTCCTCAGGAGGAGCTACTTTTGCTCGAACCATGGAAAATTGTGTGGCTTATGGGGCCCTCTTCCCTGATGCTCTCCAAACAGAGCACCAGGCGAATGAACGAGCCAAACTGGATGATTTGTATCGTGCAATGGAAATTTATGCCGAGACCATTCGACGGTTAGCAGGCAAAGAAGTCTAA
- a CDS encoding aspartate kinase: protein MKVVKFGGSSLASATQLEKVFNIVKEDETRKYVVVSAPGKRNPEDTKVTDALIKYYKEYTNGKDTSQSQEWIINRYRSITEELDLDEEIIEEISRDIKSLATLPKSDNTFLYDTFLAAGENNNAKLIAAYFVKKGLEAKYIHPKNAGIFVTSEPCNARILPSSYDKIEELINHNEILVIPGFFGITKEDQVCTFSRGGSDITGSIIAAGVKADLYENFTDVDGIFAAHPGIIKHPHSIPELTYKEMRELAYAGFSVLHDEALVPAYRGKIPMVIKNTNNPKHPGTKIVLNHIDENVKVVGIAGDSGFVSINTTKYLMNREVGFGRKLLQILEDLNISWDHMPTGIDDLSVILRSKELTPIKEQEILKHLIQDLQVDYAEIEHDLSIIMIVGENMKNQIGVTATATKALSENNINIQMISQGSSEVSIMFVVNQEQEKQAIKALYNVFFN from the coding sequence ATGAAAGTAGTTAAATTTGGTGGTAGTTCATTAGCATCTGCTACCCAGCTAGAAAAAGTATTCAATATCGTTAAAGAAGATGAAACCCGTAAATACGTTGTCGTCTCTGCCCCAGGAAAACGAAATCCTGAGGATACAAAAGTTACAGATGCCCTCATTAAGTATTACAAAGAATATACCAACGGAAAAGATACTAGTCAAAGTCAAGAATGGATTATCAATCGCTATCGTTCTATTACAGAGGAGTTAGACTTGGACGAGGAAATAATTGAAGAGATTTCTAGAGATATCAAGTCTCTTGCAACACTTCCCAAATCCGATAACACCTTCTTATATGATACCTTCTTGGCAGCTGGAGAAAACAATAATGCAAAACTGATTGCAGCCTACTTTGTTAAAAAAGGCTTAGAAGCAAAATATATCCACCCAAAAAATGCAGGTATTTTTGTAACAAGTGAACCTTGCAATGCCCGTATTCTCCCTTCTAGTTATGACAAGATTGAAGAACTGATAAACCATAATGAGATTTTAGTTATCCCAGGATTCTTTGGAATTACAAAAGAAGACCAAGTATGTACATTCTCAAGAGGAGGATCTGACATTACAGGATCCATTATCGCAGCCGGAGTTAAAGCAGATCTCTACGAGAACTTTACGGACGTAGACGGTATTTTTGCAGCCCACCCAGGAATCATTAAACATCCTCATTCTATTCCTGAATTAACCTATAAAGAGATGCGGGAATTAGCCTATGCTGGCTTTAGTGTCCTCCATGATGAAGCACTTGTTCCTGCATATCGTGGAAAAATTCCAATGGTCATTAAAAACACCAACAATCCAAAACATCCAGGTACCAAGATTGTGCTGAACCATATCGATGAAAATGTTAAAGTTGTTGGAATAGCAGGAGATTCTGGATTTGTCAGCATTAATACCACAAAGTACCTAATGAATAGAGAAGTCGGTTTTGGTAGAAAACTATTACAAATTTTAGAAGATTTGAATATTAGTTGGGATCACATGCCAACTGGAATTGACGATTTATCGGTTATTCTACGTTCGAAAGAACTAACCCCAATTAAAGAACAAGAAATCTTAAAACATTTAATCCAAGACTTACAAGTGGACTATGCAGAAATCGAACATGATCTTTCTATTATCATGATAGTAGGAGAAAATATGAAAAATCAGATCGGTGTAACTGCAACAGCTACGAAAGCTTTATCAGAAAACAACATTAATATCCAAATGATTTCCCAAGGATCCAGTGAAGTTTCTATCATGTTTGTAGTTAATCAAGAACAAGAAAAACAAGCCATAAAAGCTCTATACAATGTATTCTTTAACTAA